The nucleotide window CCCGTACCCGTCAAGGGCGTCCAGTCGCGTGGGAGCGGCCGGGCGCCCTTCTCCGTCGCGGTGTGACCGCCGTCACGACGCGTCCGCGGCAGGCAACCCCGGGCGGTATACCACGCGTGTATACCCCCAACGCATAGCCCGCTGGGCCGCTACCGCGACGGACGACGGAAAGGCACGCATGTACGGCAAGGCATTCGCCCCGGAGTACCAGGGCGCCCTCAGCTCGCTGTCGGTCAACTCCTCGCTGACCCAGGTGCTGGCGGCGGGGGAGGAGCGGATGCGCGCCGCCGAACGCGACGGATCACCGGCCGAGGTGGCCCGGGCCGGGCTCGCGGTGGCGGAGGCGCACCGGCGGCTGGGCAACGTCGCCGAGGCCGACCGCGCCTGGAAGGCGGGGTACCGCGCCGCCCGTACGGCGGGCGACCGGGCCGCCATGGCCTGGGCGCTGTGGAGCGGCGGCACCCTCGCCCGGCAGCGCGGCGCCCTCCGTCTGGCCCACCGTCTCCTCGGCCTCGCCGCCGCACTGGGCGAGGCGTCCGGGGACCCCACGGTGCGCGGGTACGCCCTGGCCGGCCTCGCCGAGACCGGCCGCGTCCAGGGCGACTACGCGGCCGTCACCGCCCTGCACGAACAACTCCTGGCCGAGGCCCGCGAGCGCGGCGAGGCCCGCCACACGGTATGGGCGCTGGAGGGCATCGCCCAGATGCACCGCAACACCGGCTCGTACGACACCGCGCTGGCCATGTTCGAGGAGGCCGCCGAGATCGCCCGCCAGGGCGACGACATGCGCGGCCACGCCTGGGCCCTGCGCGGCATCGCCGACGTCGTCTCGGTCCGCGACGGCGACACCGGGCGCGCCCTGCGGCTGCTCACCGAGGCGGAATCCCTGTGCCGCCGGATGGCGCTGTCGAGCGCGCTCGCCTACAACCACAAGATGCGCGGCAACGTGCTCTACCGGGCCGGGCGCTACGAGGAGGCCCGCGCCGTCTACACCCGGGCCCTGGAGGAGTTCCGCGCCATGGGCGAGCAGCGCGGCGAGTCGCTGGCCCGCCTCGGCCTGGCCAAGACCCGCGCCCGGCTCGGCCGCGACCCGCGCGAAACCGCCGCGGAACTGGCCGAGTTGGAGCACCGGCTGAGCCGCATCGGCCTCCACCACGTCCACCGCATGGTGCGCGAGGCCTACGCCGAGCTGGACATCGCCCCCTAGCGGCGGACGGCCAGCGCGGCCCCCAGTAAGCGGGCCAGCACCGCCACCAGCGGTACGTCCTCCGGGCTGAGGTCGCCGGGGCACATGGCGTCCACGTACAGCACCCCGGAGGCGTCGTTGCCGGCCGCGGTGACGGTGACCGCGATGTAAGTCCGGTAGCCCTCGCCGACCGGCCGGAAGGCGGTCGGCAGCCGGTGGACGTCGGGGACGAAGGTGTCCTTGCGGGCGTCCATCATGGCGAACAGCTCCTTGCCGAGCGGTTCGTCCTCGCGGTAGACGGTCATCGGCGCCTCGCTCCGGCCGCCCCACAGCCCGTTGAGGCACTTCAGCTCGCGCTTGGGGGCGCTGGAACCGGGCACCGGCTCCAGCAGGCAGGCACGGGTGTCGTCGCTGCCGATGAGCTGCGCCGCGAGGGTGACGATCGCCTGCTTCATCTGCTGCTGGAGGGGGGCGCGTTCGGCCTTGGTGCTCTTGCTGACGATCTCGCCGAGGTGGTGCACGAGCGGGACGAGGACGTCCTGCATCGCCTTGCGCTGGTTCTTGGTCGCCGCGAGGGCGGCCTCCTCGGCGGTCTGGATCCCCCGCTGGGCCAGGAAGATCGCCACCAGGGTGGCGAGCGCGCCCGCGCAGGTGACCAGGACGAACGCCCAGAACGGCATGTGCATGCCGATCACCATCTGCGCCACGTACGCGAGACCGCTCAGTGCTCCCGCCGCGAGCGTCCCCCGAGTCACCCGTAAACCGGCCGCCATAGCGACGGAGCATACACGCAGAGTGAGATCTTCGGGAGGAGATGACGTTTGAAACCTTGTGCGCGCGGGTAAACGTCTTC belongs to Streptantibioticus cattleyicolor NRRL 8057 = DSM 46488 and includes:
- a CDS encoding tetratricopeptide repeat protein, producing MYGKAFAPEYQGALSSLSVNSSLTQVLAAGEERMRAAERDGSPAEVARAGLAVAEAHRRLGNVAEADRAWKAGYRAARTAGDRAAMAWALWSGGTLARQRGALRLAHRLLGLAAALGEASGDPTVRGYALAGLAETGRVQGDYAAVTALHEQLLAEARERGEARHTVWALEGIAQMHRNTGSYDTALAMFEEAAEIARQGDDMRGHAWALRGIADVVSVRDGDTGRALRLLTEAESLCRRMALSSALAYNHKMRGNVLYRAGRYEEARAVYTRALEEFRAMGEQRGESLARLGLAKTRARLGRDPRETAAELAELEHRLSRIGLHHVHRMVREAYAELDIAP